A window of the Marinifilum sp. JC120 genome harbors these coding sequences:
- a CDS encoding anaerobic ribonucleoside-triphosphate reductase activating protein, translating to MNELSSGWNHLRGIEPLSLCDWPGRTSCVFFLGGCNLNCPTCHNFDMAWNMERLPLLSREDMKSFLRNRAKWLDGVTITGGEPTTVPNLGEILYEIKQVSKLPIKMDSNGMLPEVLEDILQQGLADMFAVDVKGPYEKYPALTGQAVTAEAAQKNLERIFELAEANPKAFYFRLTKMPILTDEDVETAKGYIPDGFNLTIQNYIPPRRDHAHADNEERRPVGDLVD from the coding sequence ATGAACGAACTCTCTTCTGGATGGAATCATCTTCGCGGTATTGAACCGCTCAGCCTTTGCGACTGGCCGGGCCGGACCAGCTGTGTATTCTTCCTTGGCGGATGCAACTTGAACTGCCCTACCTGTCACAACTTCGACATGGCGTGGAACATGGAGAGGCTGCCGCTTCTATCCAGAGAGGACATGAAATCTTTCCTAAGGAACCGAGCAAAATGGCTTGACGGGGTCACAATCACTGGTGGCGAGCCTACAACGGTACCTAACCTCGGAGAAATCCTCTATGAAATCAAACAAGTATCCAAGCTGCCTATCAAGATGGACAGCAACGGAATGCTTCCTGAAGTTCTGGAAGATATTCTTCAGCAGGGATTGGCGGACATGTTCGCCGTTGACGTTAAAGGACCGTATGAAAAGTATCCTGCCCTGACCGGGCAGGCCGTTACCGCTGAAGCTGCGCAGAAAAACCTTGAGAGGATTTTTGAGCTTGCCGAAGCCAACCCCAAAGCCTTCTATTTTCGTCTGACCAAGATGCCTATCCTTACAGATGAAGATGTCGAAACCGCCAAAGGATACATTCCGGATGGCTTTAACCTGACCATCCAGAACTACATTCCTCCAAGGAGAGATCATGCCCACGCAGATAATGAAGAGAGACGGCCGGTTGGAGACCTGGTC